The Streptomyces sp. NBC_00162 genome window below encodes:
- a CDS encoding APC family permease, producing MTQLDVRPRAGDTVSGVAEGDVRGKGLGKGSVGLVGSAVIGISTVAPVYCLTSTLGSTAGEVGMQMPAIFLAGFLPMLLVAFAYRELNKAMPDCGTSFTWTVKAFGPRIGWMCGWGLVIATIIVLSNLAGVATSYFWLLAGEITSNPSIAALDDNKLVHIATCLTLIAVATAISYRGMTATKGVQYALVGLQLLVLAVFVAMAFQKASAGTFDTGLDFSWSWMNPFAVESMAAFTAGLSLSIFMYWGWDACLATNEETTGSTKTPGRASLIAMVVLVGSYLATGVAAQMAVGAGGEGLGLANEETSGNVFAALAGPVMGPALGILLFVAVLASAAASLQTTFIPVARTVLAMSTYEALPPAYAKVHERFKTPGRATVVAGIATGAFYTVMTLVSENVLTDTIFALGLMICFYYSLTAFACVWYFRGDLRRSARDLFFKGVFPVLGGLLLAAVFFKTLYDAWDPSYGSGSTIPGLGVGNVFVIGVGLLALGLVIMFVTERRSPAFFRGEILTKSTPALVVED from the coding sequence ATGACTCAGCTGGACGTTCGGCCTCGGGCCGGAGACACGGTAAGCGGCGTCGCCGAGGGCGACGTTCGCGGCAAGGGCCTCGGCAAGGGCTCCGTCGGCCTCGTGGGAAGCGCCGTCATCGGCATCTCCACCGTCGCCCCCGTCTACTGCCTGACCTCGACCCTCGGCTCCACGGCCGGTGAGGTCGGGATGCAGATGCCGGCGATCTTCCTCGCCGGGTTCCTCCCCATGCTCCTGGTCGCCTTCGCGTACCGCGAGCTCAACAAGGCCATGCCGGACTGCGGCACCTCCTTCACCTGGACGGTCAAGGCCTTCGGCCCGCGGATCGGCTGGATGTGCGGCTGGGGCCTGGTGATCGCCACGATCATCGTGCTCTCCAACCTGGCCGGCGTCGCCACCTCCTACTTCTGGCTGCTGGCCGGCGAGATCACGAGCAATCCGTCGATAGCCGCCCTGGACGACAACAAGCTCGTCCACATCGCCACCTGCCTCACCCTGATCGCCGTCGCGACCGCCATCAGCTACCGCGGCATGACGGCCACCAAGGGCGTCCAGTACGCACTGGTCGGCCTCCAGCTCCTCGTCCTCGCCGTCTTCGTCGCGATGGCCTTCCAGAAGGCCTCCGCCGGCACCTTCGACACCGGCCTGGACTTCTCCTGGTCCTGGATGAACCCCTTCGCGGTCGAGTCCATGGCGGCCTTCACCGCCGGACTCTCGCTCTCGATCTTCATGTACTGGGGCTGGGACGCCTGCCTGGCCACCAACGAGGAGACCACCGGCTCCACGAAGACCCCGGGCCGCGCCTCCCTCATCGCGATGGTCGTCCTGGTCGGCTCCTACCTGGCCACCGGCGTCGCCGCCCAGATGGCCGTCGGCGCCGGCGGTGAGGGTCTCGGCCTCGCCAACGAGGAGACCTCCGGCAACGTCTTCGCCGCCCTCGCCGGTCCGGTGATGGGCCCGGCGCTCGGCATCCTGCTCTTCGTGGCGGTCCTGGCCTCGGCCGCCGCCTCGCTGCAGACCACCTTCATCCCGGTGGCCCGTACGGTCCTGGCCATGTCGACGTACGAGGCCCTGCCGCCCGCGTACGCCAAGGTCCACGAGCGGTTCAAGACCCCGGGCCGCGCCACGGTCGTGGCGGGCATCGCCACCGGCGCCTTCTACACCGTGATGACCCTGGTCAGCGAGAACGTCCTGACCGACACGATCTTCGCGCTCGGCCTGATGATCTGCTTCTACTACTCGCTGACGGCCTTCGCCTGCGTCTGGTACTTCCGCGGCGACCTGCGCCGCTCCGCCCGCGACCTGTTCTTCAAGGGCGTCTTCCCGGTCCTGGGCGGGCTGCTGCTGGCCGCGGTCTTCTTCAAGACCCTGTACGACGCCTGGGACCCGTCCTACGGCTCCGGCTCCACCATCCCGGGCCTCGGCGTCGGCAACGTCTTCGTCATCGGCGTAGGCCTGCTGGCCCTCGGCCTGGTGATCATGTTCGTCACCGAGCGCCGCAGCCCGGCCTTCTTCCGCGGCGAGATCCTGACGAAGTCCACCCCGGCTCTGGTGGTCGAGGACTGA
- a CDS encoding SDR family NAD(P)-dependent oxidoreductase produces the protein MGKLDGRVVIITGAARGQGEQEARLFAAEGARVLLGDVLDEQGAAVAKEIGEDRARYVRLDVSREEDWAGAVAVAKEAFGPVDGLVNNAGILRFNELTATPLEEFQQVVQVNQVGAFLGIKSVAPEIEAAGGGTIVNTSSYTGLTGMAYVGTYAATKAAILGLTRVAALELAGKGIRVNAMCPGAVDTPMANPGLLDPAGMTDEAREAMADLYKRVVPMGRVGQPEEIAKLALFLTSEDSSYITGQPFVIDGGWMAGVSIL, from the coding sequence ATGGGCAAGCTGGACGGGCGCGTCGTCATCATCACCGGCGCGGCACGGGGCCAGGGCGAGCAGGAGGCCCGCCTCTTCGCCGCCGAGGGCGCCAGGGTGCTCCTGGGCGACGTACTGGACGAGCAGGGCGCCGCGGTGGCCAAGGAGATCGGCGAGGACCGGGCCCGCTACGTGCGGCTGGACGTGAGCCGAGAGGAGGACTGGGCGGGCGCGGTCGCCGTCGCGAAGGAGGCCTTCGGCCCGGTCGACGGCCTGGTCAACAACGCGGGCATCCTGCGCTTCAACGAGCTGACCGCGACCCCGCTGGAGGAGTTCCAGCAGGTGGTCCAGGTCAACCAGGTGGGCGCCTTCCTCGGGATCAAGTCGGTGGCCCCCGAGATCGAGGCGGCCGGCGGCGGCACGATCGTCAACACCTCCTCGTACACCGGCCTGACGGGCATGGCGTACGTCGGCACGTACGCCGCCACCAAGGCGGCCATCCTCGGCCTGACCCGGGTGGCCGCGCTGGAGCTGGCGGGCAAGGGGATCCGGGTCAACGCGATGTGCCCGGGCGCCGTGGACACCCCGATGGCCAACCCGGGCCTGCTGGATCCGGCGGGGATGACGGACGAGGCGCGGGAGGCGATGGCGGATCTGTACAAGCGGGTCGTGCCGATGGGCCGGGTCGGGCAGCCGGAGGAGATAGCGAAGCTGGCCCTCTTCCTGACCAGCGAGGACTCCTCGTACATCACCGGCCAGCCGTTCGTCATCGACGGCGGCTGGATGGCCGGTGTGAGCATCCTCTAG
- a CDS encoding N-acyl-D-amino-acid deacylase family protein — protein MLDHLIKGATVVDGTGAPARPADVGIRDGRIVAIAPPGTVEEDARTTEDATGLVLTPGFIDPHTHYDAQLFWDPYATPSMNHGVTTVAGGNCGFTLAPLHPDRPEDADYTRRMMSKVEGMALKALEDGVDWTWSTFGEYLDALEGRIAVNAGFMVGHCALRRHVMGEDAVGGQPTPEQLQQMLDLFHDAMNAGAWGLSTTQSSTHSDGAGAPVASRHAKPAELLALSKAVAEHEGTQLEAIVAGCLDQFSDEEIDLFVEMSAAAGRPLNWNVLTIDASVPERVPRQLIPSERAREAGGRIVALTMPILTPMNMSLGTFCALNLIPGWGEVLALPVAERIEKLRDPAVRAEMLKRADSKEAGVFRRLANFGRYVIGDTYSKENEGLSGRVVNDIAAERGQDAFQCLVEICANDELRTVLWPMPTDNDPASWALRAETWQHEDVMLGGSDAGAHLDRMCGAPYTTRFLGDCLRGRKLVPLEQAVRMLTDDPAQLFGLRERGRIAEGFHADLVLFDPERIEAGPATLVHDLPGDSPRLDARAVGIVSVRVNGVETIRDDEVTGAIPGIVLRSGRDTRTVSTR, from the coding sequence ATGCTCGACCACCTGATCAAGGGCGCCACCGTCGTGGACGGCACCGGCGCCCCCGCCCGCCCCGCAGACGTCGGCATACGCGACGGCCGGATCGTCGCCATCGCACCCCCCGGCACGGTCGAAGAAGACGCGCGGACCACCGAGGACGCCACCGGCCTCGTCCTGACCCCCGGCTTCATCGACCCCCACACGCACTACGACGCCCAGCTCTTCTGGGACCCGTACGCCACCCCCTCCATGAACCACGGCGTCACCACCGTCGCCGGCGGCAACTGCGGCTTCACCCTGGCCCCGCTCCACCCGGACCGCCCCGAGGACGCCGACTACACCCGCCGCATGATGAGCAAGGTCGAGGGCATGGCCCTCAAGGCCCTGGAGGACGGCGTCGACTGGACCTGGTCCACGTTCGGCGAGTACCTCGACGCCCTCGAGGGCCGGATCGCCGTCAACGCCGGCTTCATGGTCGGCCACTGCGCCCTGCGCCGCCACGTGATGGGCGAGGACGCCGTCGGCGGCCAGCCCACCCCCGAGCAGCTCCAGCAGATGCTCGACCTCTTCCACGACGCCATGAACGCCGGCGCCTGGGGGCTGTCCACCACGCAGTCCTCCACCCACTCCGACGGGGCCGGCGCCCCCGTCGCCTCCCGGCACGCCAAGCCCGCCGAACTCCTCGCCCTCTCCAAGGCCGTCGCCGAACACGAGGGCACCCAGCTCGAAGCCATCGTCGCGGGCTGCCTCGACCAGTTCTCCGATGAGGAGATCGACCTCTTCGTAGAGATGAGCGCCGCCGCCGGACGGCCCCTGAACTGGAACGTCCTCACCATCGACGCCTCCGTCCCGGAGCGCGTCCCGCGCCAGCTGATCCCGAGCGAGCGCGCCCGCGAGGCCGGCGGCCGCATCGTCGCGCTGACGATGCCGATCCTCACCCCCATGAACATGTCGCTCGGCACCTTCTGCGCGCTCAACCTCATCCCCGGCTGGGGCGAGGTCCTCGCCCTGCCCGTCGCCGAGCGGATCGAGAAGCTGCGCGATCCGGCCGTACGCGCCGAGATGCTGAAGCGGGCCGACTCCAAGGAGGCCGGGGTCTTCCGCCGCCTCGCCAACTTCGGCCGCTACGTCATCGGCGACACGTACAGCAAGGAGAACGAGGGCCTGTCGGGCCGCGTCGTGAACGACATCGCGGCCGAGCGCGGCCAGGACGCCTTCCAGTGCCTGGTGGAGATCTGCGCCAACGACGAACTGCGCACGGTGCTCTGGCCGATGCCCACCGACAACGACCCGGCGAGCTGGGCCCTGCGTGCCGAGACCTGGCAGCACGAGGACGTCATGCTGGGCGGCTCCGACGCGGGCGCGCACCTGGACCGCATGTGCGGGGCCCCGTACACGACCCGGTTCCTCGGCGACTGCCTGCGCGGCCGCAAGCTGGTCCCGCTGGAGCAGGCGGTACGGATGCTCACCGACGACCCGGCCCAACTGTTCGGGCTGCGCGAGCGCGGCCGGATCGCCGAGGGCTTCCACGCGGACCTGGTGCTCTTCGACCCGGAGCGCATCGAGGCCGGCCCGGCGACGCTGGTCCACGACCTGCCCGGGGACAGCCCGCGGCTGGACGCGCGGGCCGTCGGGATCGTCTCGGTACGGGTCAACGGCGTGGAGACCATCCGCGACGACGAAGTGACGGGCGCGATCCCGGGCATCGTGCTCCGGTCGGGCCGGGACACGAGGACGGTGAGCACGCGGTGA
- a CDS encoding carboxymuconolactone decarboxylase family protein: MTARISLAPPRTLLNRMGSWYSRRKYGEVLDPGLAIGHNQKVLLSYVKLERSVAKWNALEPALRHLAVMATAARINCSWCMDFGHWEGSELGLPLDKISLVPQWRHHREAFTELELQVMEYAEAMTETEPGVTDGLAEALLRRLGEAAFVELTAMVALENWRSRMNSAFGLTSQGFSEACTVPSRT; this comes from the coding sequence ATGACCGCCCGCATCTCGCTCGCCCCGCCCCGTACCCTGCTGAACCGCATGGGGTCCTGGTACTCCCGGCGGAAGTACGGCGAGGTGCTCGACCCCGGGCTCGCGATCGGCCACAACCAGAAGGTCCTGCTCAGCTACGTCAAGCTGGAGCGCTCCGTCGCCAAGTGGAACGCACTCGAGCCGGCCCTGAGGCATCTCGCCGTGATGGCCACCGCGGCCCGGATCAACTGCTCTTGGTGCATGGACTTCGGACACTGGGAAGGCAGCGAACTCGGCCTGCCGCTCGACAAGATCTCTCTGGTGCCGCAGTGGCGGCACCATCGCGAGGCCTTCACCGAGCTGGAACTCCAGGTCATGGAGTACGCCGAGGCCATGACCGAGACCGAGCCCGGCGTCACGGACGGACTCGCCGAAGCGCTGCTCCGGCGGCTGGGCGAGGCCGCCTTCGTGGAACTCACCGCCATGGTCGCCCTGGAGAACTGGCGCTCCCGGATGAACAGCGCCTTCGGCCTGACCAGCCAGGGCTTCTCCGAGGCCTGCACGGTACCGTCGCGTACGTGA
- a CDS encoding DNA alkylation repair protein — MPTADELLRAETVRNLARLLARAAGRRTSPALRARADALDGLTYSGRVAAVRDAVLADLPEDWAAFEAVVRTALADPGFEGWMTFPVNEAVAVRGLEAFEPGLALLHDLTPRLTAESAVRPFLRADPARALAVVRKWTDDPDPHVRRLASEGTRPRLPWAPQLPAFVADPRPALPVLDALYRDESEYVRRSVANHLNDISRDHPELAVETAARWLTAAASAGTTDRVVRHGLRTLIKAGRPEALTLLGHSPDVPVTVKGPVVTAPRIAVGEYLVFDYAVTNTGGLPAELVVDYVVHHTKANGSRTPKVFKLTTRTLAPGETLTGTKRHSFKPITTRRYHSGEHLVQLQINGRVRGEAVFSLDAP, encoded by the coding sequence ATGCCCACGGCCGACGAGCTCCTCCGCGCGGAAACCGTCAGAAACCTGGCCCGACTGCTCGCCCGCGCGGCCGGCCGCCGGACCTCACCCGCCCTGCGCGCCCGCGCCGACGCCCTCGACGGGCTGACCTACAGCGGACGCGTCGCCGCCGTCCGCGACGCCGTCCTCGCCGACCTCCCCGAGGACTGGGCTGCCTTCGAGGCCGTCGTACGCACCGCCCTCGCCGACCCCGGCTTCGAGGGCTGGATGACCTTCCCCGTCAACGAGGCCGTCGCCGTCCGCGGGCTGGAGGCGTTCGAGCCCGGCCTCGCGCTGCTCCACGACCTCACCCCCCGGCTGACCGCCGAATCCGCCGTACGGCCCTTCCTGCGCGCCGACCCCGCCCGCGCCCTGGCCGTCGTACGGAAGTGGACGGACGACCCGGACCCGCACGTACGCCGCCTCGCCAGCGAGGGGACCCGGCCGCGGCTGCCGTGGGCTCCGCAGCTGCCCGCCTTCGTGGCCGACCCGCGCCCGGCGCTGCCCGTGCTCGACGCCCTGTACCGCGACGAGTCCGAGTACGTGCGCCGGTCCGTCGCCAACCACCTCAACGACATCAGCCGGGACCACCCCGAACTGGCGGTGGAGACCGCCGCCCGCTGGCTCACCGCGGCCGCGTCCGCGGGGACGACGGATCGCGTCGTACGGCACGGCCTGCGCACCCTGATCAAGGCCGGCCGGCCCGAGGCGCTGACCCTGCTCGGGCACTCCCCCGACGTCCCGGTCACGGTGAAGGGGCCGGTGGTCACCGCCCCGCGGATCGCCGTGGGCGAGTACCTCGTCTTCGACTACGCGGTCACCAACACCGGCGGGCTCCCGGCCGAGCTGGTGGTGGACTACGTCGTCCACCACACGAAGGCGAACGGCTCCCGCACCCCGAAGGTCTTCAAACTCACCACCCGCACGCTGGCCCCGGGCGAAACCCTCACCGGCACCAAACGCCACTCCTTCAAGCCGATCACCACCCGCCGCTACCACTCCGGCGAGCACCTGGTGCAGCTGCAGATCAACGGCCGGGTGCGGGGCGAAGCCGTATTTTCGTTGGACGCGCCCTGA
- a CDS encoding nitroreductase family deazaflavin-dependent oxidoreductase, with the protein MTAESVADSPNPWVADHIRRFEETAGRPRPGISDLLLTTRGRRSGVLRRTALAGGTSQR; encoded by the coding sequence ATGACCGCCGAATCCGTGGCCGACAGCCCGAACCCCTGGGTCGCCGACCACATCCGCCGCTTCGAGGAGACCGCCGGGCGGCCGCGCCCGGGGATCTCGGACCTGCTGCTGACCACGCGGGGCCGCCGCTCGGGGGTGCTGCGCCGCACGGCGCTGGCTGGGGGCACCTCCCAGCGGTAG
- a CDS encoding RNA polymerase sigma-70 factor: MIEIADFEQHRPMLFGIAYRMLGSVADAEDLVQDTWLRCSQVPGPVDNPRGYLARTITNLALNRLSSAAVKREQYVGPWLPEPLVTVPDATGDMELAESVSLAMLVVLESLSPLERAVFVLKEVFGFSYREIAETLDRTETSVRQVGSRAKSHVQARRPRYAAPAEVRRQVTDEFLAACLGGDLNRMLELLAPDVTAWNDGGGKVRAALRPLHGAENVARFLAAVLAQPMEAPQLVAVDVNGLPGLLLTTAGRPDTVACVEVENGRITEIRVIRNPDKLRHLA; the protein is encoded by the coding sequence GTGATCGAGATCGCCGACTTCGAACAGCACCGGCCGATGCTCTTCGGCATCGCCTACCGGATGCTCGGCAGCGTCGCGGACGCCGAGGACCTGGTCCAGGACACCTGGCTCCGCTGCAGCCAGGTGCCCGGCCCGGTCGACAACCCGCGCGGCTACCTGGCCCGCACGATCACCAACCTCGCGCTCAACCGGCTGAGTTCGGCCGCCGTCAAGCGGGAGCAGTACGTCGGCCCCTGGCTGCCCGAGCCGCTGGTCACCGTGCCGGACGCCACCGGGGACATGGAGTTGGCCGAGTCGGTCTCGCTCGCCATGCTGGTGGTTCTGGAGAGCCTCTCACCGCTGGAGCGCGCGGTCTTCGTGCTCAAGGAGGTCTTCGGCTTCTCGTATCGGGAGATCGCCGAGACGCTCGACCGCACCGAGACCTCGGTACGCCAGGTCGGTTCCCGAGCCAAGTCGCACGTCCAGGCACGTCGGCCGCGCTACGCGGCCCCGGCCGAGGTGAGGCGCCAGGTCACCGACGAGTTTCTCGCCGCATGCCTCGGCGGCGACCTGAACCGCATGCTGGAGCTGCTCGCCCCCGACGTCACCGCGTGGAACGACGGCGGCGGAAAGGTCAGGGCAGCCTTGCGCCCGCTGCACGGCGCCGAGAACGTGGCTCGTTTTCTCGCAGCCGTGCTCGCCCAGCCGATGGAGGCCCCGCAGCTCGTGGCCGTCGACGTCAATGGCCTGCCGGGCCTGCTGCTCACCACGGCCGGGCGGCCGGACACCGTCGCCTGCGTGGAGGTCGAGAACGGCCGGATCACCGAGATCCGGGTCATCCGCAACCCCGACAAGCTCCGGCACCTGGCCTGA
- a CDS encoding nitroreductase family deazaflavin-dependent oxidoreductase, whose product MRDPDGEAYVLTASNAGADRHPAWYLNLAADPAVTLQVGAETFAATARRATPAEAERLWPVVVTAMPSYAGYREATDREIPLVLVTAPGEVT is encoded by the coding sequence GTGCGGGACCCGGACGGGGAGGCGTACGTGCTGACGGCGTCCAACGCCGGTGCGGACCGCCACCCGGCCTGGTACCTCAACCTTGCCGCCGACCCGGCCGTCACCCTCCAGGTCGGCGCCGAGACCTTCGCGGCGACCGCCCGCCGGGCCACCCCGGCCGAGGCGGAGCGCCTGTGGCCGGTGGTGGTGACCGCGATGCCCTCGTACGCGGGCTACCGGGAGGCGACGGACCGCGAGATCCCGCTGGTCCTGGTCACCGCACCGGGTGAGGTCACTTGA
- a CDS encoding aldehyde dehydrogenase family protein, with protein MTKLFIGGEWVEPEGGHYEVVNPADESVVGLAPEASPAQVAEAARAAAEAFGAWSRTRPEERAAILDRAADIIQREYEPWTALAQAETGAPTGIARGMQVGVGVARFRRYARGALEPVEKGLPPQVTEAGPMGKAGVLGALEVRQPVGVVTCITSYNNPWANPAGKVAPALAMGNTVVVKPAPQDPLSVFKMAEALAEAGVPPGVVNVVNGQSVAVGEAAVDSPDVDMVSFTGSTAVGQRIAEVCGRTMKRQLMELGGKGAAIVFEDADLDAAMMGIGTTFSFYSGQICTAPTRVIVHRSVHDALVEKLTGYLAFMKVGEPAAQGTVVGPVISAAHRDRVESYIELGKKEGARIAVGGDRPAVRADGKGFYVAPTLLVDCTNDMRVVREEVFGPVVVVVPFDTEEEAVALANDSDFGLISYVWSGDPSRAFGVARRLRSGGVGVNTIGRNMEAPFGGFKRSGVGRDVGSYALHAYSEIQSIVWTT; from the coding sequence GTGACCAAGCTCTTCATCGGCGGCGAGTGGGTGGAGCCGGAGGGCGGCCACTACGAGGTGGTCAACCCGGCGGACGAGTCGGTGGTCGGGCTCGCGCCCGAGGCATCACCGGCGCAGGTCGCGGAGGCGGCGCGGGCCGCGGCCGAGGCCTTCGGGGCGTGGTCCCGTACGAGGCCGGAGGAGCGGGCCGCGATCCTGGACCGGGCCGCCGACATCATCCAGCGGGAGTACGAGCCGTGGACGGCCCTCGCCCAGGCCGAGACCGGCGCGCCGACCGGCATCGCCCGCGGCATGCAGGTGGGGGTGGGCGTGGCCCGGTTCCGCCGGTACGCGCGCGGAGCCCTCGAACCCGTGGAGAAGGGCCTCCCGCCGCAGGTCACGGAGGCCGGCCCGATGGGCAAGGCGGGCGTCCTCGGTGCGCTGGAGGTGCGCCAGCCGGTCGGCGTGGTCACTTGCATCACCTCGTACAACAACCCGTGGGCGAACCCGGCCGGCAAGGTCGCCCCCGCCCTGGCGATGGGCAACACGGTGGTGGTCAAACCCGCCCCGCAGGACCCGCTGTCGGTGTTCAAGATGGCGGAGGCGCTCGCGGAGGCGGGAGTTCCGCCCGGTGTGGTGAACGTGGTCAACGGTCAGTCGGTGGCGGTCGGCGAGGCCGCCGTGGACTCCCCGGACGTGGACATGGTCTCCTTCACCGGCTCCACGGCGGTCGGGCAGCGCATCGCCGAGGTGTGCGGGCGGACCATGAAGCGGCAGCTGATGGAACTGGGCGGCAAGGGCGCGGCGATCGTCTTCGAGGACGCCGACCTGGACGCGGCGATGATGGGCATCGGCACCACCTTCTCCTTCTACTCCGGCCAGATCTGCACCGCTCCGACCCGGGTGATCGTGCACCGGTCCGTCCACGACGCGCTGGTGGAGAAGCTGACCGGCTACCTGGCCTTCATGAAGGTCGGCGAACCGGCGGCGCAGGGCACGGTGGTCGGCCCGGTCATCTCGGCGGCCCACCGCGACCGGGTGGAGTCCTACATCGAGCTGGGGAAGAAGGAAGGCGCCCGGATCGCGGTGGGCGGCGACCGCCCGGCGGTCCGGGCCGACGGCAAGGGCTTCTACGTGGCCCCGACCCTGCTGGTGGACTGCACCAACGACATGCGGGTGGTCCGCGAGGAGGTCTTCGGCCCGGTCGTCGTGGTCGTCCCCTTCGACACGGAGGAGGAGGCCGTCGCCCTGGCCAACGACTCCGACTTCGGGCTGATCAGCTACGTCTGGTCGGGGGACCCGTCGCGCGCCTTCGGGGTGGCCCGCCGGCTCCGGTCGGGCGGGGTCGGCGTGAACACCATCGGCCGGAACATGGAGGCGCCGTTCGGCGGCTTCAAGCGGTCGGGCGTGGGACGCGACGTCGGCTCGTACGCGCTCCATGCCTACAGCGAGATCCAGTCGATCGTCTGGACCACGTAG
- a CDS encoding LLM class flavin-dependent oxidoreductase translates to MEFGLFVQGYVAESRSKVDPEAEHKALIEETEYVIQADKSGFKYAWASEHHFLEEYSHLSANEVFLGYLAHATERIHLGSGIFNPLAPVNHPVKVAEKVAMLDHLSKGRFEFGTGRGAGSHEILGFLPGIEDMNGTKEIWEETIAEFPKMFLQEEYEGFQGKHWSLPPRKIFPKPYGKAHPAMWYAAGSPSSYAMAAKKGLGVLGFSVQKVSDMEWVLDQYKTAIQEAKAIGAFVNDNVMVTSTAICAETHDKAIEIAVNANMNRFQSLVFRYHDTFPRPEAIPQWPELLPEYNAEIIELLIAEELMICGDPSEVLQQCKRWEQAGADQLSFGLPTGVSYEDTMTTIKLLGEHVIPEIDTDPVHRTTRFRQAV, encoded by the coding sequence TTGGAATTCGGGCTCTTTGTGCAGGGATACGTGGCCGAGTCACGGTCCAAGGTCGACCCCGAGGCAGAGCACAAGGCGCTGATCGAGGAGACCGAGTACGTCATCCAGGCAGACAAGTCGGGCTTCAAGTACGCCTGGGCCTCCGAGCACCACTTCCTGGAGGAGTACTCGCACCTGTCGGCGAACGAGGTCTTCCTCGGGTACCTCGCGCACGCCACCGAGCGGATCCACCTCGGCTCCGGCATCTTCAACCCGCTCGCCCCGGTGAACCACCCGGTCAAGGTGGCCGAGAAGGTCGCCATGCTCGACCACCTCTCCAAGGGCCGCTTCGAGTTCGGCACCGGCCGCGGCGCGGGAAGCCACGAGATCCTCGGCTTCCTGCCCGGCATCGAGGACATGAACGGCACGAAGGAGATCTGGGAGGAGACCATCGCGGAGTTCCCCAAGATGTTCCTCCAGGAGGAGTACGAGGGGTTCCAGGGCAAGCACTGGTCGCTGCCCCCGCGGAAGATCTTCCCCAAGCCGTACGGCAAGGCGCACCCGGCCATGTGGTACGCCGCCGGCTCCCCCTCCTCGTACGCCATGGCGGCGAAGAAGGGCCTGGGCGTACTGGGCTTCAGCGTGCAGAAGGTCTCCGACATGGAGTGGGTCCTCGACCAGTACAAGACGGCCATCCAGGAGGCGAAGGCCATCGGCGCCTTCGTCAACGACAACGTCATGGTCACCTCGACCGCGATCTGCGCCGAGACCCACGACAAGGCGATCGAGATCGCCGTCAACGCCAACATGAACCGCTTCCAGTCGCTGGTGTTCCGCTACCACGACACGTTCCCGCGGCCGGAGGCCATCCCGCAGTGGCCCGAGCTGCTGCCGGAGTACAACGCGGAGATCATCGAGCTGCTGATCGCCGAGGAACTGATGATCTGCGGCGACCCGTCGGAGGTCCTCCAGCAGTGCAAGCGCTGGGAGCAGGCCGGCGCCGACCAGCTCTCCTTCGGCCTGCCGACCGGGGTGTCGTACGAGGACACGATGACCACGATCAAGCTCCTCGGCGAGCACGTGATCCCCGAGATCGACACGGACCCGGTCCACCGCACGACGCGCTTCCGCCAGGCCGTCTGA
- a CDS encoding LLM class F420-dependent oxidoreductase: protein MARVFPEGRLVYGMQLPVQSQSTIYAEPWEASATAADLAEVARAADRAGFGYLATCDHVAIPRRLAGPMSTVWYDPVATLSFLAGITEHVRLLSHVAILGLRHPLISAKQYATLDHLSGGRLILGVGAGHVQEEFEILGVDFARRGAVLDETLDALRAALGPEEYPEFEGELFSFKDLGQLPRPAQERIPVWVGGSSPAAVRRAALRGDGWLPQGDPREKLPAQIARIKELRAAAGVAGPVEFGAITEALYVGEPGWDTGRRTLTGKAEVLAESLREYKALGVDQIQVRFRNRDRAELVDQITAFGAEVAPLLNDWES, encoded by the coding sequence ATGGCGCGCGTGTTTCCGGAGGGTCGGCTGGTCTACGGGATGCAGCTCCCGGTCCAGTCGCAGAGCACCATCTACGCCGAGCCCTGGGAGGCGTCGGCCACCGCCGCCGACCTCGCCGAGGTGGCGCGGGCCGCCGACCGGGCCGGCTTCGGGTACCTGGCCACCTGCGACCACGTGGCCATCCCGCGGCGGCTCGCCGGACCCATGAGCACCGTCTGGTACGACCCGGTGGCCACCCTGTCCTTCCTCGCCGGCATCACCGAGCACGTGCGGCTGCTCAGCCACGTCGCGATCCTCGGCCTGCGCCACCCGCTGATCAGCGCCAAGCAGTACGCCACCCTCGACCACCTCTCGGGCGGCCGGCTGATCCTCGGCGTCGGCGCCGGGCACGTCCAGGAGGAGTTCGAGATCCTCGGGGTGGACTTCGCCCGCCGCGGGGCCGTCCTCGACGAGACCCTCGACGCGCTGCGGGCGGCGCTCGGCCCCGAGGAGTACCCGGAGTTCGAGGGCGAGCTGTTCTCCTTCAAGGATCTCGGCCAGCTGCCCCGGCCCGCCCAGGAGCGGATCCCCGTATGGGTCGGCGGCTCCTCGCCCGCCGCCGTCCGCCGGGCCGCGCTGCGCGGGGACGGCTGGCTCCCGCAGGGCGACCCGCGCGAGAAGCTCCCGGCGCAGATCGCCCGCATCAAGGAGCTGCGCGCCGCGGCCGGGGTGGCCGGCCCCGTCGAGTTCGGCGCGATCACCGAGGCCCTGTACGTCGGCGAGCCCGGCTGGGACACCGGCCGCCGCACCCTCACCGGCAAGGCGGAGGTGCTCGCCGAGTCCCTGCGGGAGTACAAGGCGCTCGGCGTGGACCAGATCCAGGTCCGCTTCCGCAATCGCGACCGCGCCGAGCTCGTGGACCAGATCACCGCTTTCGGGGCCGAGGTGGCCCCCCTCCTCAACGACTGGGAGTCGTGA